A stretch of the Sulfurimonas sp. HSL-1656 genome encodes the following:
- a CDS encoding aminoacetone oxidase family FAD-binding enzyme produces MEYDVAILGGGAAGLMAAARLNERGGLSVCVVEGNAKPGAKIRISGGGKCNLTNVTVSEHNYLGDATLVRSVLKRFDDSALLNWVRARGCEPVVRKARYYFCPRSAEELIDILLKSAEGVRFFLGHKIETVRQKENGFFVTTDKTTLKARNVIVATGGVSYASVGATDIGLKIAESFGIETVPFRPALAGMTLQKEQFWMKDLSGISFPVTIHVGEKRLREDMLFAHRGISGPAVLSASLYWEKGTVTIDFLDGRSVEAVLKRGGNKKIATAIPLPKRFITAFLDALGVEDKPCSAVTAEEKVMLKTLNAYTFAPAGTFGFTKAEVSKGGVACNALQPYSCESRGVRGLYFVGEVVDVTGELGGYNFQWAFASGRCAADHIGAV; encoded by the coding sequence GTGGAGTATGATGTAGCCATTCTCGGCGGCGGTGCGGCGGGTCTGATGGCCGCGGCCCGCCTGAACGAACGGGGCGGATTGTCCGTCTGTGTCGTTGAGGGCAACGCCAAACCCGGGGCCAAGATCCGTATCAGCGGCGGCGGAAAGTGCAACCTGACCAATGTCACCGTCTCCGAGCACAACTACCTTGGCGATGCGACACTGGTCCGGAGTGTCTTGAAACGGTTTGACGACAGTGCCCTGCTGAACTGGGTACGCGCGCGGGGCTGTGAGCCGGTTGTCCGCAAAGCGCGTTACTATTTCTGCCCGCGCAGTGCCGAGGAACTCATCGATATCCTGCTCAAATCCGCCGAAGGGGTCCGCTTCTTCCTCGGACACAAAATCGAGACGGTCCGTCAGAAGGAAAATGGCTTCTTCGTCACGACGGATAAAACGACGCTCAAGGCACGCAACGTGATTGTCGCCACGGGCGGGGTCAGTTACGCCTCCGTGGGCGCGACGGACATCGGCCTGAAGATCGCCGAAAGTTTCGGGATCGAGACGGTGCCGTTCCGTCCGGCATTGGCGGGAATGACGCTGCAAAAAGAGCAGTTCTGGATGAAGGATTTGAGCGGGATCAGTTTTCCGGTGACGATACATGTCGGTGAAAAACGTCTCAGGGAGGATATGCTTTTTGCCCACCGCGGTATCAGCGGCCCGGCCGTTCTGTCTGCGTCGCTCTACTGGGAGAAGGGGACAGTCACCATTGATTTCCTCGACGGCCGTTCTGTCGAAGCGGTGTTGAAACGGGGCGGGAACAAAAAAATTGCCACCGCTATTCCGTTGCCGAAACGTTTTATAACAGCATTCCTTGATGCTCTGGGGGTAGAGGATAAGCCCTGCAGTGCAGTGACAGCAGAAGAAAAAGTAATGCTCAAAACATTGAATGCCTATACGTTCGCCCCGGCCGGAACCTTCGGGTTTACGAAAGCGGAGGTGAGCAAGGGCGGCGTCGCCTGCAATGCGCTGCAACCCTATTCGTGCGAAAGCAGGGGTGTACGGGGGCTCTATTTTGTCGGGGAGGTCGTCGACGTGACGGGCGAACTCGGCGGTTACAATTTCCAGTGGGCCTTTGCAAGCGGGCGTTGTGCGGCGGATCACATTGGTGCGGTTTAA
- a CDS encoding outer membrane beta-barrel protein: MLKKIVLPALLVLGMNAYAEEDAAKGLIGVEFGYVDTNYNTEGFSGDETSEVGTGSLGLKLGAESRNYRVFIDSSFWYTDQYKKAGKIGASLQYLIPLGDAFNIFMGLNGGVINSIGDTDVDPYYGADLGVNLNLSESFGIELGARYCDVSDSNADLAITDMVQGYISAIFKFSSDY, translated from the coding sequence ATGCTTAAAAAAATTGTGCTGCCGGCGTTGTTGGTTCTGGGAATGAATGCCTACGCTGAAGAAGATGCTGCCAAAGGTCTGATCGGGGTAGAATTCGGATATGTTGACACGAACTATAATACTGAGGGCTTCTCGGGGGATGAAACAAGTGAAGTGGGAACAGGGTCACTCGGCCTGAAACTGGGAGCGGAGAGCCGTAACTACCGTGTCTTCATCGACAGCAGTTTCTGGTATACGGACCAATACAAAAAAGCCGGAAAGATCGGTGCGTCACTGCAGTACCTTATTCCGCTCGGCGATGCGTTCAACATTTTCATGGGTCTGAACGGCGGTGTTATCAACTCTATCGGGGACACCGATGTTGATCCCTACTACGGTGCGGACCTCGGTGTCAACCTGAACCTGAGCGAAAGTTTCGGTATAGAACTGGGTGCACGTTACTGTGACGTTTCAGACTCCAATGCAGACCTCGCGATCACCGATATGGTTCAGGGATACATCTCTGCCATCTTCAAATTCAGCAGCGATTATTAA
- a CDS encoding NUDIX hydrolase has protein sequence MIKTPYVSVDGIVELVDAEGSLVGIVLIERKNPPHGWALPGGFVDIGETVEQAVRREMKEEISLDVRVERLLGIYSDPSRDPRFHTVSAVFVCRATGFPVAADDAKKLRVVTLEEAAVTPLVFDHRRIVDDYICGKQCVTY, from the coding sequence ATGATCAAAACGCCTTATGTCAGTGTCGACGGCATCGTCGAACTCGTCGATGCCGAAGGCAGTTTAGTCGGTATCGTGCTGATCGAACGCAAAAATCCGCCTCACGGCTGGGCGCTGCCGGGCGGATTCGTCGATATCGGCGAAACGGTCGAGCAGGCAGTGCGGCGGGAGATGAAAGAGGAGATCAGCCTGGATGTCCGGGTGGAACGGCTGCTGGGTATCTATTCCGATCCCTCCCGCGATCCCCGCTTCCATACCGTTTCGGCGGTATTCGTCTGCCGTGCAACCGGATTTCCCGTCGCGGCGGATGATGCAAAAAAACTCCGGGTCGTTACACTCGAAGAAGCGGCGGTAACGCCACTGGTTTTCGACCACCGGCGGATTGTGGATGACTACATCTGTGGGAAGCAGTGTGTGACCTACTGA
- the glyQ gene encoding glycine--tRNA ligase subunit alpha produces the protein MLTFSDLLLKLQQFWKDQGCNIVQPYDIPAGAGTFHPATFLRSLDSTPWSVAYVAPSRRPTDGRYGENPNRLGSYYQFQVLIKPSPDNIQELYLKSLEYLGLNLKEHDIRFVEDNWESPTLGAWGLGWEVWLNGMEVTQFTYFQQVGGVACDPVAVEITYGTERLAMYLQGVDTVFDIVWNENAFGKTLYRDIHKEGEIEFSKYNFEVADTAMLFADFEAKAAECKRALDAELPLPAYDLCMAASHTFNTLDARKAISQTERANYILKIRELAKGCAELYKAQEAERLARVKA, from the coding sequence ATGTTGACATTTAGTGACCTGCTGCTCAAACTGCAGCAATTTTGGAAGGATCAAGGCTGTAATATCGTACAACCCTACGATATCCCGGCCGGCGCGGGGACCTTTCACCCTGCGACATTCCTCCGTTCGCTTGATTCGACGCCGTGGTCGGTAGCCTATGTCGCCCCCAGCCGCCGTCCGACGGACGGGCGCTACGGTGAGAACCCCAACCGTCTGGGGAGCTACTACCAGTTCCAGGTCCTGATCAAGCCGAGCCCGGACAATATCCAGGAGCTCTACCTCAAAAGCCTGGAGTACCTCGGCCTCAACCTTAAAGAGCACGATATCCGTTTTGTCGAGGATAACTGGGAATCACCGACGCTGGGCGCATGGGGCCTGGGCTGGGAAGTCTGGCTCAACGGGATGGAAGTCACGCAGTTCACCTACTTTCAGCAGGTCGGCGGTGTCGCATGTGACCCGGTTGCGGTCGAAATCACCTACGGTACGGAGCGCCTTGCCATGTACCTCCAGGGCGTCGATACCGTGTTTGATATCGTCTGGAACGAGAATGCATTCGGCAAAACCCTCTACCGCGACATCCACAAAGAGGGGGAGATCGAGTTTTCCAAGTACAACTTCGAAGTGGCGGATACGGCGATGCTCTTCGCCGACTTCGAAGCAAAGGCCGCTGAGTGCAAGCGTGCCCTCGACGCGGAACTCCCCCTGCCGGCCTATGACCTCTGTATGGCGGCCAGCCACACCTTCAATACGCTGGATGCGCGCAAGGCGATCTCCCAGACGGAACGCGCCAACTACATCCTCAAGATCCGTGAACTGGCCAAAGGGTGCGCGGAGCTCTACAAAGCCCAGGAAGCGGAACGGCTGGCACGCGTAAAGGCGTAA
- a CDS encoding AAA family ATPase → MKLIGQIEKIFYEDEGFFVGVLGTGEKISGHYFESSVASIENAAVTLEGEYVEHPKYGRTFKFHTLNVNQHELFFFLNRVVKGFPKKVTAELIERFGEAGLIDILDNDIEKLTEFAGIKQKRLERIQGRWKQFRSMRELGSLLAPFDVTPAMLTTIAGAMKEVRDPVAAIRKNPYILTNVEGIGFRRADELALKMGVDTGDDRRVACAMEYAIAQRCERDGNSCLGKEELFAELGTLLQEGAVPQRYEAVLAEHVAEESIRPLNKELLSPVRLYEAERFLYEEFRRRAKRDDTPLTEDLDAFLAEAAFTPGEQQREALETLNRGKRLFCLVGYAGTGKSTTAKLLLDLLALRHGREQVITCALSGIASQRIGEVSGYESATIQSLLVRFEERDSMPYKVVLIDEASMINAPLFARLLSKCHRDATLIIVGDDAQLPPIGAGDVLGDIIRFRLMPVVTLTKIYRQSETQAIPAIADAVRHSEIPALYGEYEDFRFLPIASHDFSDREAHAEALLAALAEQAVNAIPACREHLKQKELYAYLTAFQVISPMKGGTLGTENLNRVLQGYFNPSPRQTVQRGERRFALMDKVVHTKNDNLPSWSLQEYKAEAPSEKRRIFNGMLGLLFRIDEEAEQVYVVYPLEEMVACYDYTQLTSHLMLAYALTVHKVQGMEYRSIAMPLTFSHYAMLDRKLLYTAITRAKEHCFIAGEADGFARALLRGETVSRRTVLQYLAAAE, encoded by the coding sequence ATGAAGCTCATCGGCCAGATCGAGAAGATCTTTTACGAGGACGAAGGCTTCTTCGTGGGCGTGCTCGGAACGGGCGAGAAGATCAGCGGCCACTACTTTGAGAGCAGTGTCGCCAGCATCGAAAACGCGGCCGTCACCCTTGAAGGCGAGTATGTCGAACACCCCAAATACGGGCGTACCTTCAAATTCCACACCCTCAACGTCAACCAGCATGAACTTTTCTTTTTTCTCAACCGTGTCGTCAAAGGCTTCCCGAAAAAAGTGACCGCCGAACTGATCGAGCGTTTCGGCGAGGCGGGCTTGATCGACATTCTCGACAACGACATCGAAAAACTGACCGAATTTGCGGGCATAAAGCAGAAACGGCTGGAGCGGATCCAGGGGCGGTGGAAACAATTCCGTTCCATGCGTGAACTGGGAAGCCTGCTGGCCCCCTTTGACGTCACCCCGGCCATGCTGACGACGATCGCCGGTGCAATGAAAGAGGTCCGGGACCCTGTCGCGGCGATCCGGAAGAACCCCTATATCCTGACCAACGTAGAGGGGATCGGTTTCCGGCGTGCCGATGAACTGGCGCTCAAGATGGGGGTCGATACCGGAGATGACCGGAGAGTGGCCTGCGCCATGGAGTATGCGATTGCACAGCGCTGCGAACGCGACGGCAACAGCTGTCTCGGCAAAGAGGAACTTTTCGCGGAACTGGGTACCCTGTTGCAGGAAGGTGCCGTGCCGCAGCGTTACGAAGCGGTATTGGCGGAGCATGTCGCAGAGGAGTCGATCCGTCCGCTGAACAAAGAGCTGCTCTCGCCGGTCCGGCTCTACGAGGCAGAGCGTTTTCTCTATGAAGAGTTCCGGCGCAGGGCGAAACGCGATGATACCCCTTTGACCGAAGATCTTGACGCTTTTTTGGCCGAGGCGGCATTCACCCCCGGGGAGCAGCAGCGCGAAGCGCTCGAGACGCTCAACCGGGGGAAACGGCTCTTCTGTCTGGTCGGTTATGCCGGGACGGGCAAGAGTACGACGGCAAAGCTTTTGCTGGACCTCCTGGCCCTGCGGCACGGACGTGAACAGGTGATCACCTGTGCGCTCAGCGGCATCGCGTCCCAGCGCATCGGGGAGGTGAGCGGGTATGAGAGTGCGACGATCCAGAGCCTGCTGGTACGGTTTGAAGAGCGCGACAGCATGCCCTACAAAGTCGTGCTTATCGATGAAGCCTCTATGATCAATGCACCGCTTTTTGCCCGGCTGCTCAGCAAATGCCACAGGGATGCAACGCTTATCATCGTCGGTGACGACGCACAGCTGCCGCCGATCGGCGCCGGGGACGTGCTCGGCGACATCATCCGTTTCAGACTGATGCCGGTGGTGACCTTGACGAAGATCTACCGCCAAAGCGAGACACAGGCGATACCGGCCATCGCCGATGCGGTGCGCCACAGCGAGATCCCCGCACTTTACGGGGAGTACGAAGACTTCCGCTTCCTGCCGATCGCGTCACACGATTTCTCCGACCGTGAAGCCCATGCCGAGGCACTGTTGGCGGCGCTGGCAGAGCAGGCGGTGAATGCGATTCCGGCATGCCGCGAGCATCTGAAGCAAAAAGAGCTTTATGCCTACCTGACGGCTTTCCAGGTGATCAGCCCGATGAAGGGGGGTACGCTCGGTACCGAGAACCTAAACCGGGTGCTGCAGGGCTATTTTAACCCCTCCCCCCGCCAGACCGTCCAGCGCGGCGAAAGACGTTTTGCGCTGATGGACAAGGTGGTCCATACCAAAAACGACAACCTGCCTTCCTGGAGCCTGCAGGAGTACAAAGCGGAGGCGCCTTCGGAGAAACGCCGAATTTTCAACGGGATGCTGGGGCTGCTTTTCCGGATCGACGAAGAGGCGGAGCAGGTCTATGTCGTCTATCCCCTGGAGGAGATGGTCGCTTGTTACGACTATACGCAACTCACCTCGCACCTGATGCTTGCCTATGCCCTGACGGTACACAAAGTCCAGGGGATGGAGTACCGCAGCATCGCGATGCCGCTGACGTTCAGCCATTATGCCATGCTGGACCGGAAACTGCTTTATACGGCGATCACCCGCGCGAAAGAGCACTGTTTCATCGCCGGCGAGGCTGACGGGTTCGCGCGTGCCTTGCTGCGGGGAGAGACGGTATCGCGTCGTACGGTGTTGCAGTACCTCGCGGCTGCAGAATAA
- a CDS encoding EAL domain-containing protein, whose translation MSAPKTDRFFDVIEPAVNRNCLLARNGFKPYARCDHCDLTAQSCMGMQSTGSIFVISFLAALFLFIDDPFWIKVNIILVVGMLFWLGYRIMLHTDMLADTSEKNRQLSEQLGLYNLSLETEVNRRTFQLRKMATQDGLTGLMNRQAFEQVLTKMMQQTSEETPGHVLCFIDLDQFKIVNDTCGHVAGDELLRQIAMLLKEGMGEHDIVARLGGDEFAIIYADATPESAEKQAQRLLQRIGAFRFLWEGKMFRIGASIGMVAVEKGCCTLSVLLARADTACYAAKEQGRNRIHIATEDDSVIRLRHEQMQWIGRIELALEEERFALFVQPIVALSDPGAVVHYEVLLRMRSFENKLLAPMAFIPAAERFGKMVDMDRWVIETLFASFYDVRRQLRKNVRFNINLSGLSLNDETMAGFIQECFEQYAVPYEAITFEVTETAAIGNIKSAKAFIEHFRLLGCRFALDDFGCGLSSFAYLQNLPVDYLKIDGSFVMDIDSNEVNLAMVDAINKIGHVMGIKTVCECVENASVMETLISIGVDFVQGYHVGRPQPLNALHGI comes from the coding sequence GTGTCCGCTCCTAAAACCGATCGTTTCTTCGACGTGATCGAACCGGCGGTCAACCGCAACTGCCTGCTTGCCCGCAACGGGTTCAAACCCTATGCCCGCTGTGACCATTGCGATCTTACAGCGCAATCGTGCATGGGGATGCAGTCGACCGGCTCGATCTTCGTGATCAGCTTCCTGGCAGCCCTTTTTCTCTTCATCGATGATCCGTTCTGGATCAAGGTCAATATCATTCTCGTTGTCGGCATGCTGTTCTGGCTCGGTTACCGTATCATGCTGCATACCGACATGCTCGCGGACACTAGCGAAAAAAACCGTCAGCTCAGTGAACAGCTGGGGCTCTATAACCTTTCGCTTGAAACCGAAGTGAACCGACGCACCTTCCAACTGCGAAAGATGGCGACACAGGACGGATTGACAGGCCTGATGAACCGCCAGGCGTTCGAACAGGTGTTGACCAAGATGATGCAGCAGACCTCCGAGGAGACACCGGGCCATGTTCTCTGCTTCATCGACCTCGACCAGTTCAAGATCGTCAATGATACCTGCGGGCATGTCGCGGGGGACGAGCTGCTGCGCCAGATCGCAATGCTGCTCAAAGAGGGCATGGGGGAACACGATATCGTCGCCCGTCTGGGCGGTGACGAATTTGCCATCATTTACGCGGATGCGACACCGGAATCGGCGGAGAAGCAGGCGCAACGGCTGCTGCAGCGTATCGGGGCTTTCCGCTTCCTCTGGGAAGGCAAGATGTTCAGAATCGGTGCCAGTATCGGGATGGTCGCCGTTGAAAAGGGGTGCTGCACCCTCTCCGTCCTTCTTGCCCGTGCGGATACGGCATGCTATGCGGCGAAAGAGCAGGGGCGCAACCGGATACATATCGCGACCGAGGATGACAGTGTTATCCGCCTCCGCCACGAGCAGATGCAGTGGATCGGGCGGATCGAACTGGCGCTGGAGGAGGAGCGTTTTGCCCTGTTCGTGCAGCCTATCGTCGCCCTGAGCGATCCCGGGGCCGTCGTGCATTATGAAGTGCTGCTGCGGATGCGCTCGTTTGAAAACAAACTGCTGGCGCCGATGGCCTTTATCCCGGCAGCGGAACGCTTCGGGAAGATGGTAGATATGGACCGCTGGGTGATCGAAACCCTCTTTGCCAGTTTTTACGATGTGCGGCGGCAGCTGCGCAAGAACGTGCGGTTCAATATCAACCTGTCGGGGCTTTCCCTCAATGATGAAACGATGGCCGGATTTATTCAGGAGTGTTTCGAACAGTACGCGGTACCGTATGAAGCGATCACGTTTGAAGTGACAGAAACGGCGGCGATCGGCAACATCAAGAGTGCCAAAGCGTTTATCGAGCATTTCCGGCTGCTCGGCTGCCGGTTCGCCCTGGACGATTTCGGTTGCGGCCTCTCTTCCTTCGCCTATCTGCAGAACCTGCCGGTGGATTACCTCAAAATCGACGGTTCCTTCGTCATGGATATCGACAGCAACGAGGTGAACCTCGCCATGGTCGATGCAATCAACAAGATCGGGCATGTCATGGGGATCAAAACCGTCTGCGAATGTGTCGAGAACGCCTCGGTGATGGAGACGCTGATATCCATCGGCGTCGATTTTGTCCAGGGCTATCACGTCGGCCGGCCGCAGCCTTTGAATGCGCTGCACGGGATCTGA
- a CDS encoding acyl-CoA acyltransferase has translation MNPSVRKATESDAGIVAEAILTSSRAGKKIGIFDLIFETSDNALLLEHLGALVRTATKSYCHYSNFLLAVSGSEVAGTICGYEPRVATHDVFTQALAEIGVDEGYQERIATYLLVKPEIDRQTWVVDFMTVIEGHEPLPVFAELIKKSLLSARLKGYRKAQTMVEIGSSDAQILYEKLGFEVIDEKRSELYADQFGRAGIKRLQMAL, from the coding sequence ATGAATCCGAGTGTCAGAAAAGCGACGGAAAGTGATGCCGGTATCGTAGCAGAGGCGATACTCACAAGTTCGAGGGCGGGGAAGAAGATCGGTATTTTCGATCTGATCTTCGAGACGTCGGATAATGCGCTTTTGCTCGAGCACCTCGGTGCCCTGGTACGGACGGCGACCAAAAGCTACTGCCACTACAGCAACTTTCTTTTGGCGGTCTCGGGGAGTGAGGTCGCAGGAACAATCTGCGGTTATGAACCGCGGGTGGCGACGCATGATGTCTTCACGCAGGCACTGGCGGAAATCGGGGTCGACGAAGGCTACCAGGAACGCATCGCTACCTACCTGCTGGTGAAACCGGAAATTGACCGCCAGACCTGGGTCGTAGATTTTATGACCGTGATCGAAGGGCATGAACCGCTGCCCGTTTTCGCTGAATTGATCAAAAAGAGCCTCCTGTCCGCACGGCTGAAAGGGTACCGCAAAGCGCAGACGATGGTGGAGATAGGCTCCTCGGACGCGCAGATCCTCTATGAAAAACTCGGCTTTGAAGTGATCGACGAGAAGCGCAGCGAATTGTATGCCGACCAGTTCGGCCGTGCCGGGATCAAACGACTGCAGATGGCGCTGTGA
- a CDS encoding Na+/H+ antiporter NhaC family protein has product MTYTPDVLSLLPPAAAIILALLTRRVLLSLALGTLTGLLVYSRFDPVATMTEAWTLFAVLFSTPWILKTLGFAVLVGSVMELVRRSGGIDGFVHLLQERYRMLRSRRGALLLVYATGLVIFIESSITSLIAGAIGRPLAGRFGFSREKLAYVCDSTAAPVCSLLVINGWGALLLGLITTQIGAGYLQGDAVSILVHSVVFNFYAVIALLLTFAVIWFEWDIGPMRRYSAPHVAYEPEMKHGDASLMILPLLLMVAGVFVFLWITGGGDLLKGSGSSAVFYTMLLTLGGIALQYRLKGVMSWTEYGAAALGGARALFPIATILLFAFAIGKVIDLVGTGSYLAGFLEAGMAHVWLPAAVFVLASIMAFATGTSWGTFSVMLPIAVAMGAAGESYMPLLIGAVISGGVFGDHCSPISDTTIISSLAAGCDHIDHVRTQLPYALLAGVGALGMFLAAGYVIETP; this is encoded by the coding sequence GTGACTTATACCCCCGACGTCCTCTCGCTGCTGCCGCCGGCTGCGGCGATCATCCTGGCGCTGCTGACGCGTCGGGTACTGCTTTCCCTTGCCCTCGGAACACTAACCGGTCTTCTTGTCTATAGCCGATTCGACCCGGTCGCGACTATGACGGAGGCGTGGACGCTTTTTGCGGTACTCTTCAGTACGCCGTGGATCTTGAAAACCCTCGGTTTCGCCGTGCTGGTGGGATCGGTGATGGAACTGGTCCGCCGTTCGGGCGGGATCGACGGGTTTGTTCATCTGCTGCAGGAGCGCTACCGGATGCTGCGTTCGCGCCGGGGGGCACTGCTGCTGGTGTACGCGACGGGACTGGTTATTTTTATCGAGTCTTCGATCACCTCGCTGATTGCCGGGGCCATCGGCAGACCCCTTGCCGGGCGTTTCGGGTTCAGCCGCGAAAAACTGGCCTACGTCTGCGACTCCACGGCCGCTCCGGTCTGTTCCCTGCTCGTGATCAACGGATGGGGGGCACTCCTGCTGGGGTTGATTACGACGCAGATTGGTGCCGGCTACCTTCAAGGGGATGCTGTCAGCATCCTTGTGCACTCGGTCGTCTTCAATTTTTATGCCGTCATCGCGCTGCTGCTGACGTTTGCCGTGATCTGGTTTGAGTGGGATATCGGGCCGATGCGCCGATACAGCGCCCCGCATGTGGCTTATGAGCCGGAGATGAAGCACGGGGATGCTTCTTTGATGATCTTGCCGCTGCTGCTGATGGTTGCAGGCGTTTTTGTTTTTCTGTGGATCACGGGCGGCGGGGACCTGCTTAAGGGAAGCGGGAGCAGTGCGGTCTTTTATACGATGCTGTTGACGCTGGGCGGGATCGCCCTGCAGTACCGTTTGAAGGGGGTGATGTCATGGACGGAGTACGGGGCGGCTGCCCTCGGCGGGGCGCGAGCGCTCTTCCCGATCGCGACAATCCTGCTCTTCGCTTTTGCCATCGGGAAGGTGATTGACCTGGTCGGTACGGGCAGCTACCTTGCAGGCTTCCTGGAAGCGGGGATGGCGCATGTCTGGCTCCCCGCTGCTGTTTTCGTTTTGGCGTCCATCATGGCCTTTGCTACAGGGACGAGCTGGGGAACGTTCAGCGTTATGCTGCCGATTGCCGTTGCCATGGGGGCCGCCGGAGAGAGCTATATGCCGCTGCTCATCGGCGCCGTGATCTCGGGCGGGGTCTTCGGCGACCACTGCTCCCCGATTTCGGATACGACGATCATCTCCTCCCTGGCCGCGGGGTGCGATCATATCGATCATGTACGGACGCAACTGCCCTATGCTTTGCTGGCCGGCGTCGGCGCGCTTGGGATGTTCCTTGCGGCGGGGTACGTGATCGAAACGCCTTAG
- a CDS encoding WGR domain-containing protein translates to MVLVRKNDRSLSYYKIALYPTLFNDYLLVHHCGKHCSKTSKKHYFSSKKEALLSSLNLISAKKAEGFELLSS, encoded by the coding sequence ATGGTTCTTGTACGCAAAAACGACCGGTCCCTCTCCTACTACAAGATCGCACTCTACCCCACGCTGTTCAACGACTATCTGCTTGTTCACCACTGCGGGAAGCACTGTTCCAAAACCTCCAAGAAACACTATTTCAGCAGCAAAAAAGAGGCCCTTCTCAGCTCACTCAACCTTATCTCCGCCAAAAAAGCGGAAGGGTTCGAACTGCTCTCCTCCTAA
- a CDS encoding response regulator transcription factor — MKNATILLLEDDTALHETLSEYLDEEGFEVVGCFDGEAAEDQLYERSFDLLILDVNVPGKNGFEVLREARERGVETPALFLTTRDSAADAERGFESGADDYVRKPFSLKELLLRVQSMLRRRFSHPASERMDLGGGLAFDLQNALLYDNGEPVKLAEKPRKLLELLLQRRGDVVTHEVINAHLWGFEETPSEEALRTYIKTLRSAVGKDRIISHKRTGYQFR, encoded by the coding sequence ATGAAGAACGCGACGATCCTCCTGCTCGAAGACGATACGGCTCTGCATGAAACCCTGAGCGAATATCTCGATGAGGAGGGGTTTGAAGTGGTCGGCTGTTTCGACGGGGAGGCGGCGGAAGACCAGCTGTATGAACGCAGTTTTGACCTGTTGATCCTGGATGTCAATGTCCCGGGGAAGAACGGCTTCGAGGTGTTGCGGGAGGCACGCGAGCGCGGCGTCGAGACCCCGGCGCTCTTTCTGACGACGCGCGACAGTGCCGCCGATGCGGAGCGGGGGTTTGAGAGCGGGGCGGATGACTATGTCCGCAAGCCTTTTTCGCTCAAAGAATTGCTGCTGCGCGTCCAGAGCATGCTGCGTCGCCGCTTCTCCCACCCCGCCAGTGAGCGGATGGATCTGGGGGGCGGATTGGCGTTTGATCTGCAAAACGCACTCCTCTACGATAACGGCGAGCCGGTCAAACTGGCGGAAAAACCGCGTAAACTCCTCGAACTGCTGCTGCAGCGACGCGGCGATGTCGTGACCCATGAAGTGATCAATGCGCACCTCTGGGGTTTTGAAGAGACTCCAAGCGAAGAGGCGCTTCGCACCTACATCAAAACCCTCAGGAGCGCCGTTGGCAAAGACCGTATCATCAGCCACAAACGTACGGGCTATCAGTTTCGCTGA